The sequence AGCCTGTCCGAAAACCTCGCCCTGATCGAAAAACTTCTCGCTGCCGGAGTCCGCCCGGTAGCCGAAGCCCATATCCGGAGCGATGGGCCACTCAACGGAAAAGTTGTCGTTATAACCGGCAGCCTTGAATCCCTTACCCGCAAGGATGCCGAACATCTGGTTGAAACCCTGGGTGGACGTGCTGCCGGTTCGGTCAGCAAAAAAACCGATTTCGTTGTCGCCGGCCCGGGAGCCGGAAGCAAGCTGGAAAAGGCCCGCCAGTTCGGCATCCCGGTTTATACTGAGGAAGAGTTTCTGAAAACCTATGGCGGAGATGAGACCAATGACTAGACAGGCCAATGTTGTTTTCAGCGGCGGTGTCCAGGGAGTCTGGTTCAGGGCTTTCACCAGGGAGCAGGCGCAGAAGGCCGGGCTGACCGGATGGGTCCGAAATCTGCCGAACGGATCAGTAGAAGCGCTGTTCGAAGGGAGCGAAAGCGCGATACAAGGCGTTATCGAAAAATGCCGACAAGGACCGCCGGCGGCATCGGTAGAAAACATTGAAACCCGCTGGCAGGAAGCGAGCGGAGCTTTTACTACGTTTGAAATTCGTTACTAGTGTCCTGTCACGCGGCAACTGTCGATTCAGCGAGATGAGAAATGCTCAGCTGCAAGGCGCGTGAGCGCAGGACTAACAAGGTTAATTCAAGTGAACGCAACACCGCA comes from Desulfuromonas sp. and encodes:
- a CDS encoding acylphosphatase — translated: MAEMRPMTRQANVVFSGGVQGVWFRAFTREQAQKAGLTGWVRNLPNGSVEALFEGSESAIQGVIEKCRQGPPAASVENIETRWQEASGAFTTFEIRY